The Terriglobus sp. TAA 43 sequence GTCGTTCTTCTCTTTCACAGAACGCCACGACTCCTTCGTGCATGATACTGCGGTGTTGCAACCCCTTTTGGCTTTTACAGGAGGGGGTATCCACCCTGACGACTACTCAGCCTTTGCCGTTGCCTTCGCAGCGCTACGAGCCTTCTCCCGCTTAGCCATCCAGGCCTTAATCGCTTCCACTCGTTTACGCGTTGCGGCTTCCTTTTCTTGTGCCTTGGTCGACGGCTTATGCGCAGCAGGCGCCGTTGGCCGTGCAGGCGTGTTCACCGCCACCGTTTTCGCCGCAGGAGCAGGAGCCTTCACTGGAACGTTAACCTTCGTCACAGGAGCGGGCGTCTTCACAGGTGCGCTGGCTTTCGCCAATTGAACTGGTGCACTCTTCTGCGAGGGCGCAGGATTCTGTGCAACGGTAGCGTCAACAGCCGCAGGCCCACTGACCACGGTGGAATCCTTGGCCGGCATCTGCAGCACCACTTGCCGTTCGTAGCGCATGTCCACACCGCTCAAACGCGGATACGTGGTGTGCCACTCAGCAATGTGTTCCTGAAACTTATGGAAGCGCTTCAGGAAGTCCTGCGTGCCAAAGTGCACCATCACGTCCTGATTGCTGTAGGGAATCAGCGCCTTCACATCCTCAGGGTCGGACAAGTCCACTTCGCTTAATTGCGACGACGTGTTCTTGCCATCCGAATCCAGATCCTTCAGAAATGCCGCAAAAAGCTGCATCTTCTGCTGGCGCGACGTTGCTGCATCCGCCGTTTTAATTCCCGTGATCACGGGGAACGTATAACGCGAGTTGCCCGGAGCATCCGGTGGAATATCCAGAACCACACCGCTGGCATCAATCAGGCCA is a genomic window containing:
- a CDS encoding cell division protein FtsQ/DivIB, which encodes MRKLQKNGGAVAAVLDDEDDVAARPGPVPFRRPAVESVRPRREMVDDFTEDADTEAFLRASGRNRRIRRGLIPKTRNGWIIAGVSVGLSLAAVAAGCYTAMRYMTTSDTFRITSSQQMELDGNSHLSRAQMLSVFGEDVDRNIFHVPLQERRAQLEQMPWVEHATVMRLLPNRLRVHVTERVPVAYLRQGGDIGLIDASGVVLDIPPDAPGNSRYTFPVITGIKTADAATSRQQKMQLFAAFLKDLDSDGKNTSSQLSEVDLSDPEDVKALIPYSNQDVMVHFGTQDFLKRFHKFQEHIAEWHTTYPRLSGVDMRYERQVVLQMPAKDSTVVSGPAAVDATVAQNPAPSQKSAPVQLAKASAPVKTPAPVTKVNVPVKAPAPAAKTVAVNTPARPTAPAAHKPSTKAQEKEAATRKRVEAIKAWMAKREKARSAAKATAKAE